In the genome of Dromiciops gliroides isolate mDroGli1 chromosome 1, mDroGli1.pri, whole genome shotgun sequence, the window taactaGGTCTTTATCTAATTTatccattaaaaatattaaatatccggggcagctaagtggcacagtggatagagcaccggccctgaattcaggaggacatgagttcaaatccagcctcagacacttaacactagctatgtgaccctgggcaagtcacttaaccctcattgccccaccaaaaatttattaaatatcacaGGGCCAAGCATAGATTCAATAGCACACTCTACTAGAGACCTCCTCACACCTTAACACTCAATCATTAACAACAGCCTGTTGGTCTAGCTATCCAGTCAGTTCTTCATCTCATTGCATTATCATCTCATCcatatttctccattattttcaCAAGAATAGTACAATGGAGGATCTGGCCTATAGGCAGACACAATCACTTTGCTAAAATGGCATCATTCACCTGGAAGACACTGGGTTCTTCTTTCTGAGAGACTGGAGACTGATGGATGAGCAAACATTCTGCATTAACCTAACATGTGGGCAGCCTTTTTCCACTGACTGTATGGCTGGGACCCTTGGCATCTTTCAAACAGACTGACTAGGCACCTGTAGAGGCTTTTGTGGCATTCCTATCTGAGGTCTGAAGGTGAAGGATACCTCCATTCACACCATACAGCAGCTACCTCCTCCCTCCACTTCCTTAGGCCACATGGTTCAGAGAAACAGGTCTGGGTTTTTGGACTTgttccttcttttccattctaggtAGAAGGAATGGAGTCTGGGGAGCTGGGAGTACAGAAATTCAGCCAGGATGTTGCCAACAGTCCAGCAGTAAGGCCCTGAGAAGCATGGTATGGAGATGCCAGCCCACCAGAAGCCAACACTGTTGACTTTGGATTTAAACTGGGTGGGACTAATGCTGTGAAGGAACTGAGCTAAACTGTGATCCTTATCTCCTCCCCCTCTAGTCTtctgtagtgtgtgtgtgtgtgtgtgtgtgtgtgtattatggcCCAGAGGATTTTGGGGGAAATATTTGAATCTTTGTTCttactatatcttttgtttttgtttttgttttgttttgcgggacaatgagtgttaaatgacttgcccagggtcacacagtcagtaagtgtcaagtgtctgaggctggttctgaactcaggtcctcccgactccagggccagtgccttatccactgtaccacctagctgcccccctcttactatatctttgaagtaaataacCTTTTCTAAACGTTAATCTAAtgataagtggttaaatggaattgaGGTGATAGTTACTGGTCCCCTAAGAATGGCAGAAACATAACCAATGGGGGCTTGAGTGgatgacagagaaaagaaagaatccttAATCCTTGCATTTACCAGAGAATCCTGAAGGGGGTCAAATATGGTGGACTTGTCTTTAAGATGGTAATGCCAGAGTCAACCATGTTAAACGATTATGAGATAACTTATCAAAGCTTTGCTAAAAATATAGGTAAACTACAGTCAACAGCATTCTCTTCATAAACTAATTTAGtaatctggtaaaaaaaaatgaggttagtctggcatgacctattcTTGCTGAAGCCACGTTGACTTTGTAACTACCTCTTCCCTCTCTGCATGTGTGCCCATCATGTCTTGAAGTATTCATTCTAGAATTTCCCCAGGAACTGAAGTCAGACTCACTGGTTTGCAaactgttcttttcccttttatggACATCAGgacattttcccttttccaatcTTGTGGCACCTGTCCcactttccatgatctttcagatATTACTGAAAAGAATATCTAcagagtttgtttttaaaaatattttaaaccttTAGGAAGCACAGTTTAGATGATTATTTTGAACTCTGTATGAAGAATTCAAACCCTATGAATCTTATCAGAGATCAAGTTGAGCCCAGCTCCATAAAAATTCCAAATGAATGGGTTATCAATGAATGTGGATTGACTATCATGGGTGTTTATAatggctgttgttgttcagtcatgtccagctcttcctgatctcattttgggatcttcttggcaaaggtactagagtggtttgctgtttccttctccagctaatgtttacagataaggaaactgaggcaaacagagtgaagtgatttgcccagagccacacagctagtaagtgtctgaggctggatttaaactcaggaagatgagtctccccaATTCTAagcccaatgctttatctacttcacctcCTAGTTGCCCTGTATTATAATAGcataagatgaaagaagaaagaatatatagagaTTTCATGACCACCTCATGTTTACTctgttcttctctctccttttcccttcatgCTCTTCTAGCCCAGTAGTATGTTCTTTTACAGTACAATTGCACCCTCCTTCCACAGGCAAACTCTTCAAGCAGAggcataagatcatagatttatagctggaagggaacttacaGGTCATCTAATGCAAGCAACTAATTCAGCACACATTTAGTAAGTAGTTACATGGACTAGGCACTGAGCTGGGAGCTGATGGTACAAAGACAACAAAAGAGAATGTGTCTGCCCCTTACAAAGCTTATGTTTGACTAAAGGGAGATGACTGAACACAGTATACAGAATATTCAAATTTATATAAAGTATtatcaaaaggaaaaggatactGACAACTGGGGGTAATCAGGAAAGGGGATGTGTAGGGTCAGGTACCTGAACTGTTTTTTTTAGAGGGAGAAGGGACTCCAAGCTAGGGATTCCAGGAGATATAGATGGGGAGGGGGCTAATTGGCAGGAAATGGAATTTCCTGGCCATTTTGGCCAAGACAGAGAGTACATGAAAaagagcaacagcaacaacagcaaagaCTGGAAAGGGCTATATTAATGTCAGGCTTAGGATTTTGTTTCTTATCTTAGAGACAAGAGAGAACCAATGAAGACTGTCAAATAAGCCAGCATTGAGAGAGGTAGGTggaaaaatggataaaatgttatttcaagtcaggaagacctgagctcaaatcctgcctcagacatttactagctgtgtgaccctgggcaagtcacttaaccttgctgagtctcagtttcctcatctgtacaatgacaGAAATAGACTTGATTgcttctaagctcccttctagctctgaatctgtgattctatgttgAGATGTGTGTTTTAGGAATTCAGTAGCCATGTAGAAGATGGTTTGGAGAGGGTAGCACTTATACCTGGTGATATAGAagttaaaagataaaaaggacaCACTAAGGGGGCAGCCTATGGAATTTCCAAGAATGGATGGCTGTTTGCCATGTTGTAGAGAAGATTTTTTTCCAGGCACGGGTTgctcctaaggtcctttccaacacaGAGATTTTCAGAAATACCCAGAGATTGTAATTGTAcacctcagaatcaggaagaggaCCCAGCCAGGTTTATCTCTGTGGTTCTCATCGCTGGCCATCTGCTTTGGTGTTATCTGTGTCTCCCCAGAAGTGGGAAGGTCTCCCACTCAGAGACCAAAAGCAGCCTCTTAGCCTTCTTTCTAAGCTGCAACAAACGCAAAAGATTTCTGGTAGCACTGGCAATGGTGGGGACTGGATGACTCCCTAATCCTCCAGATAGAGTCCAGGAAAGAGTTGCAATTAAACAGGGGGCTCCCCTGTAAACTCAAGGATAAGTGTGGCAAATCTGGCTTGCCACCCCCCCCCTTAAAGTGGCCAAGTCGACATTAGCAGAGGGTTcagtttgctgctgctgctggggagTGGGTAGATGCTTCAGATTTAGGGTGAGATATGTGTTAGTGAGAGAACGGGAAACTTCCCTTTGCCAAAAGTTGACACAAAATTAATAACAGACTTTTAGGTGTGGAGAGACACATGAGACACACGAGACACACGATATGATGGAAAAAGTGCACTccacttggaatcaaaagacttgggttccaattcAGCATGATACTCCCTTTGTGactgggcaaatgacttagtttttcggagtctcggtttcctcatctgtaacataagaaGGAAGGATACTACTACTTATCTAACACTATCTCTATCATGGTTGTTTGAGGAAAGCGCGTTGTAAATGTCTGTGGAAATAATATGGACATATTTAACAGGGTTTGGGGTTGCTTTCCCAACAGGGCGAGCCTTGTGCCACCTGATTGGGAAGAGAGACAGATCCAGATGTGTAGGAGAATTGGGGAGCTCTACCTGCCGGGGATAGGGACTGCCCTGCCGGCGGGTGGGATTGGGGATGTGGCTCTCCCAGGGCAGGGCGCTGGGAGGCCGAGCGAGGCTGGAAGCTCTGGCCAAGAGGTTGCAAGGTTGTCCCGGGACAGGGCTGGCCGGAGTCTCAACCCGTTGAAACCCTAGCGCCTCGCGGCCAGCTGCTCTGGTCAATAACGAGCTACCAACCCTCTGCCGTCCGTCCATCCGTACGTTGGCAGGGTTGCCGGCTGGCCGGGGCGGCCATGGCATACAGGGAGAGGAAGTGTGGCGGGGGCTGGGGCAGATTTACCCTCCCGGGAGGGCGCTGGCCCCTAGACGTGCCTTGCCTGCCCGCTCGGACTCACCATGATGGAGAAGACGAAGGCCACTATATTGATGGGGTACGCggggcagaagcaggagaagaTGGTGAGCAGCAGGTAGTTGGGGGGCATCTGGACCTCCTCCTCGGGGGCCTCATCCTCGGTGTGGGTCTCAGGACTGCCGTCCAAAGACCGCTTGGAGTCCGACGTGGGGCGGTGCTGAGACATGGGAGAGGCCGAGGAGGCGGGGGCAGGACAGGAGGTCTGCAGAGGCTGCGGACTCTGGCCGGGGGCTCCCGAAGAAGCTCTGAAAAGCCAGCGCTGGGCTCAGGGGAGACGTGACCTCACCTCTCATCCCTCCTCCGCCCGCTGCTGCTGctcggctgctgctgctgctgctcctgcctccagtctctgctgctgctgctgctggggctCCTTCGGCAACCCGAGCCAAGGGCGCCGCtgctgtggggaggggagagggcgggggcgggggcaggagtagggaagaggggagggagaagcagaTTCCGGGAGACTGACAGACCGAGAAACAGAGCACTATGGAGACAGCcagagagatgcagagacaggaagaggaaagaaactcAGCGACTGAGAaactgagggaaggagagaggagagccagagccagagaaagacacagatatagagacagaggagagaaactGACGTTGGGACCGCggggagagagagaacgagagagagaggaaagacaggaaaagaggagagagagaaacagacagagacagaaatagaaaccCTGGGACAAAGTTTGGGAaggtgagagagaggaagaggagaaaaagagagacaaggagaggggaagagaggaacactaggaaagggagatggaggagggagaTATGGAGACAGAGGGCTTCAGAGACAGACTGAAGGAGAGAAACTGactcactgggggggggggagaggagataccgacaaaaacacaaagaaaaacaaagagaaagaaatagggagagaaaacagCTACAttaggacagacagacagacccccttggagtcagaggaagagACAGTGGCAAGGAGAAATagatgcagagacagagaaacatggagACAGGATCATGTCATCTCAGAGCCCGAGGGGATGTTAGATGCTATCTAATCCATTCTGTgcaggaggaaactaaggttgagattggctaagtgacttacccaaagtcacatagctagtaagtagtagAGAAGAAATCTGAAACCAGCAATGAGATTAATTACTGGTTCATGGAAATATTGAAGTAGGAAGGGGTAAAGTCTGAGAAACTGGAGAGCCAGGTACCTGGAAAGAACCTGTATTGTTTGTCCTTGACCTTCTACATTCTCCTTACTGTAGGTACCATGGTCCCATGATCACAGCCAATGTAGTATCAAGACCcagggccttgcacatagtaggtgttttattaATGGTTGTTAGATTCCCTAGGTCACAGGAAGATGGTGAGAAAGACTTAGCAGGTGTTACCTGGAGTCTCTTTATGTTCAGAGGTTGATCAGCTCAGCTGACTCCAGGTACCATATTAAGTGCATACAAATATTCTCTGTCCAGGACCATGAATCGCATTCTTAACTCAAGCCTATCTGTGACATTGTTGGTCAACACACATTGGTTGTGGATCTATTTGTGCATCTATTTCTCCTTGCCACTGTctcttcctctgactccaagggggtctgtctgtctgtcctaaTGTAgctattttctctccctatttctttctctttgtttttctttgtgtgtttttgtcgttatctcctctctctctctctctctctctctctctctctctctctctctctctctctctctctctctctctctctctctcgtactATGTGATGAGccctgaggatgcaaagaaaggcaaaaaaaattttttttaaatatgtagaaAGTTCCTCATTTCAAGGAGCcaacattttaatggaggagataatgtacaaatgactatgtacatacaagattaTGCACAGTTTAAATTTCTGAGGAAAGACCCTGGTGTGGGAGATGGGGGACAGGTAGGACTGGGAAAAGctttctgcagaaggtgggaaTTGAGCTGGCTTTGAGTCTTGAAGGTGCTAGGAAGTCAGGATGTGGGAGTGAGGAGGAAGTGAATTCCTGGTGTGGGAAAGAATTGGTGCATACTtgtggagttgggagatggagtggtgTGTGTGAGGAATGTCACCAGTGTCACTGCAATGTAGAGTGGGTAGAgaagagtaagatgtaagaagattggagagggagaaaggggcaaTGTTATTAAGTtagctttaaatgtcagaggaccttatagttgatcctggagataatgagTCCCTAGAATTTATCGAACAGAGCCTGTGTGTGATGATGACATTGTCAGATACATGATTTAAGAAAATCACATGAGCAAATCCATgctttaagagagagagagagagagagagagagagagagagagagtgtgtgtgtgtgtgtgtgtgtgtgtgtgggtggctTGAGATAGAGAGACCAACCAGTAGGTTATTGATATAGTCTCAGCATAAGGTGATTAGAGCCTTCACTAGGGCAATGGTctggtgagtggagagaaggggatgcaaATGGGAGATACTCTGAGGTAGAAATTAGATAATAGATTGAATATGTGGGTTGAGTAAGAATGAGAAATTAAGGATGATaaagttgtgaacctgggtgacttcAAGGATGGTGGTTTCCTTGACagttatgggaaaattgggaagggaggagggtttttatgagttcttttttgcacacattgagtttgagatgcctatgggacatccagttggagatgcccaaaaggcagttggagatgtgagactggagctcaggagagaaattctatctggatatatagatttgggattATATACATAGAGCAGATAATTGAACTCATGATTGCTAATGAGGTCATCAAGCTAGatagtatatagagagaagagaagaggacagatgagggtccaggacagagtcCTGGAGAATACTTACGGTTGGTGGATGTGACCTGCATGAAGATTCAGTCAAGGAGACTGAGAATgagcagtcagacaggtaagagaagcaggagagagcagGATCATGAAAGCCTAAATATGAGGCACTATCCAGAAGAGGGTGATGTATAGAGTCAAAGGCAGCAGAGGTATTGGAAGGATGACTGAGAAAAGGTTGTTAGATGTGGCTATTAAGAGACAACTGATAACTTGGGTGAGTAGCTTCAGTTGAATGAGGTCAGAGAGCAAACTGCAGAGAGTTTAATGGAAAGTAgtgtaaggactaaaattctagctgtgatgtttaaaatctaatgaatgattgccttaaattagaaaagctttagcaccagtctttgggcattaagcactttttaaagtatattaagagttagcaaagagagagaggaaaaacaggcTTCATCTAGTTATCTAAGAGAAAAAGAGTGTTCCTCCTGCCAACAGCCGGTTTCTGAATGAAAAGACCGTGCTCCCTCACTGATTCTCCCAGAtaccccctgtgaaacaggaagcagggctatcctcacacacagctccaagctaattggctgatagcactgattgacatgacccacaggtggCAGGCACAACTTCCAGACGCCAATCCGACCTTTGAACCCCCAGAAAgatcacctcatgctttctccttagggcagagcttccctgcaatgtctttctcagtagGTTGGtggcactccaattctcacagtagAGAGAACAAGTGGAGGAACTGAATGAAGACTGAATGTAGATGGTTTTCTAAGTTTAGGctaagaaggggaagagaattatATGATGATAACTTTGGGGAATGAATAGATCAAGTGATggccttttttttggcagggcactgagggttaagtgatttgcccaaggtcacacagctagtaagtgtcaagtgtctgaggctggatttgaactcaggtcctcctgaatctagggctagtgctttatccattgcatcacctagctgcccccgagtgatggccttttttttgtggggcaatgggggttaagtgacttgcccagaatcacacagctagtaagtgtcaagtgtctgaggctggctttgaactcaggtcctcctgaatccaggaccagtgctttatccactgcaccacctagctgcacctgagTGATGGCTTTTTGAAAAGGATGTAGCAACATTGATGTTTTTGTAAGCAGCAAGAGAGTTAGTAGtgagagaaaaatggaagatgtgaaagagtagggatgacagaggaggcaatctgctggagaagacaggatcaATTCATCaatgaacacttattaaatgcctactgtgttaCAGGTATTGTGCTGAGTACTGGATGGAATGATATTACTTTTGTATGTTGAGATGTTTGCCTTGGAGAAAGGCTAACTCTTTATATGAGAGAGGACAAAGAAGGAGGAGATAGCAACATTGTTTGGATGatttgaaatgaggaagaggtgaggagggaactAAGAGGCAGTATGAGGTGAGatcctcagctgagagggtgggggaggggaaaccatGAAAGGTTTGAAAGTGATGACAAAGTTGAGAAAAGATTCTGTGGTGAGTGGGTTAGTGAATTAACCAGGGAGGTGTAAAAGAATTGCCTTACagtagtgagggcccagttgaggtcaTGTAACATCAACTTGTAATTGCCTCAttatggtttcatgattttctctagcCTTGTTCAGCAACATGTGAATAGGAGCAAAAGAAGGGGATGGTGGGAGTAATACAAAATTGAGTtttggcatattttttttttttagttttcaacatttgttttaataagattttgtgttccaaaattttctccctttctttccttccttccctcctccccaagacagaaaacaatctgatataagttatatatgtacaatcacattaaacatatttctgcattattcatgttgtaaaagaagaatcagaatcaaggggaaaaacctcaaaaaggaaaaagaaaaccaaaaaagtagaaatagtatgattcaatctgcatccagattccacagttcttttgttcatcttgagtactt includes:
- the TMEM233 gene encoding transmembrane protein 233; its protein translation is MSQHRPTSDSKRSLDGSPETHTEDEAPEEEVQMPPNYLLLTIFSCFCPAYPINIVAFVFSIMSLNSFNQGDIEGSKRLGRNAKWVAIASIIIGLLIIAVSCVVHFTMDRS